The following are encoded together in the Acidovorax sp. KKS102 genome:
- a CDS encoding glycine zipper 2TM domain-containing protein encodes MNLTVSSPTPPASIPAAAPAGPALKWMWAAIGVLGVSVLALGATLVMQNRAPAAAPATLAAAPRTPESEIIEEKRAQAPVAPSQSAMNSGANYRAQPGGSAGRSGDMAGGMAPGGVAQPVRAAAPVCRSCGRVESVQAVQQAAPATGVGAVAGGVLGAVVGNQIGKGSGRTAATVLGAVGGGYVGHKVEERTRTHTVYQVAVRMEDGSLRHFQRAEPTAVGTPVVLQGKGFRVDQGGSARAADPYAQPQPQPGAVRVSDTY; translated from the coding sequence ATGAACCTGACGGTTTCTTCTCCCACCCCGCCCGCTTCCATCCCCGCTGCAGCCCCTGCCGGCCCGGCCCTGAAGTGGATGTGGGCAGCCATTGGCGTACTGGGCGTGAGCGTGCTGGCCCTGGGCGCCACCCTGGTGATGCAAAACAGGGCACCGGCGGCGGCCCCGGCCACCCTGGCAGCGGCCCCCCGCACGCCTGAGTCCGAGATCATTGAAGAAAAACGCGCCCAAGCGCCTGTCGCACCTTCCCAGAGCGCTATGAATAGCGGAGCAAACTACCGTGCGCAACCGGGCGGCAGCGCAGGCCGATCGGGCGACATGGCGGGCGGCATGGCCCCCGGGGGTGTGGCCCAGCCCGTGCGTGCGGCGGCGCCCGTGTGCCGCAGCTGTGGCCGCGTTGAATCGGTGCAGGCGGTTCAGCAAGCCGCACCTGCTACGGGCGTAGGCGCTGTGGCCGGTGGCGTGCTGGGTGCCGTGGTGGGCAACCAGATCGGCAAGGGCAGCGGCCGCACCGCCGCCACTGTGCTGGGCGCCGTGGGCGGTGGTTACGTGGGCCACAAGGTCGAAGAGCGCACCCGCACCCACACGGTGTACCAGGTGGCGGTGCGCATGGAAGACGGCTCGCTGCGCCACTTCCAGCGCGCAGAACCCACGGCAGTGGGCACGCCCGTGGTGCTGCAGGGCAAGGGCTTCCGCGTGGACCAGGGCGGCTCGGCCCGGGCGGCAGACCCCTATGCGCAGCCACAGCCCCAGCCAGGGGCGGTGCGGGTGTCGGACACCTACTGA
- a CDS encoding amidohydrolase family protein, with the protein MAEVAAGGKSGKVVIQNIGLLLSGDLDRPILDADTIVVNDGLIVAVGRYKDCDTDHANTVIDARQTCVAPGLIDSHVHPVFGDWTPRQNQIGWIDSTMNGGVTTMVSAGEVHLPGRPKDIVGLKALAITAQRAFDNFRPGGVKVIAGAPVIEKGMTEQDFKDMADAGVTLLGEVGLGSVKAGYEAQQMVAWARKHGIQSTIHTGGPSIPGSGLIDKDVVLEADADVIGHINGGHTSLPWKHVCELCEKSSRAIELVHNGNERIAIQAARAAMELKCPHRVILGTDGPAGSGVQPLGMLRMIALLSSFADIPAELVFCFATGNTARIRNLNCGLIEVGRAADFVFMDRAQHTAGATLLESVQLGDIPGIGMVMIDGLVRCGRSRNTPPATEIPVVL; encoded by the coding sequence ATGGCAGAAGTAGCAGCAGGCGGCAAATCGGGCAAGGTCGTCATCCAGAACATCGGTCTTTTGTTGTCGGGCGACCTGGACCGGCCCATCCTCGACGCCGACACCATCGTGGTGAATGACGGCCTCATCGTGGCCGTGGGCCGCTACAAGGACTGCGATACCGACCACGCCAACACCGTGATCGACGCACGCCAGACCTGTGTGGCGCCGGGCCTGATCGACAGCCACGTACACCCGGTGTTTGGCGACTGGACGCCGCGCCAGAACCAGATCGGCTGGATCGACTCGACCATGAACGGCGGCGTGACCACCATGGTCTCGGCCGGCGAAGTGCACCTACCCGGCCGCCCCAAGGACATCGTGGGCCTCAAGGCCCTGGCCATCACCGCGCAGCGTGCGTTCGACAACTTCCGCCCTGGTGGGGTGAAGGTGATCGCGGGCGCCCCGGTCATCGAAAAAGGCATGACCGAGCAGGACTTCAAGGACATGGCCGACGCGGGCGTGACGCTGCTGGGCGAAGTGGGCCTGGGCTCCGTCAAGGCGGGCTACGAGGCCCAACAGATGGTGGCCTGGGCGCGCAAGCACGGCATCCAGAGCACCATCCACACGGGCGGCCCGTCCATCCCGGGCTCGGGCCTGATCGACAAGGACGTGGTGCTGGAGGCGGATGCCGACGTGATCGGCCACATCAACGGCGGCCACACCTCGCTGCCCTGGAAGCATGTGTGCGAGCTGTGCGAGAAATCGTCCCGCGCGATCGAGCTAGTGCACAACGGCAACGAGAGGATCGCCATCCAGGCCGCGCGCGCAGCCATGGAGCTGAAGTGCCCGCACCGCGTGATTCTGGGCACGGACGGCCCGGCGGGCTCGGGCGTTCAGCCCCTGGGCATGCTGCGCATGATTGCGCTGCTGTCGAGCTTTGCCGACATCCCCGCCGAGCTGGTGTTCTGCTTTGCCACGGGCAACACGGCGCGCATCCGCAACCTGAACTGTGGCCTGATCGAGGTGGGCCGCGCGGCAGACTTTGTGTTCATGGACCGCGCCCAGCACACCGCTGGCGCCACGCTGCTCGAGAGCGTGCAGCTGGGCGACATTCCGGGCATTGGCATGGTGATGATCGATGGCCTGGTGCGCTGCGGCCGCAGCCGCAACACGCCGCCTGCGACCGAGATTCCGGTGGTGCTGTAA
- a CDS encoding TetR/AcrR family transcriptional regulator, translated as MSATPTKTRTASPRTASARKTGVREQAAQTTRDNILKAATKVFARYGYEGGSVEKISKAAKSFDRMIYYYFGSKEGLFIEVLEETYRRMNDAESKLDLDTAKPVEALQAVIRFVVGYYRKNPEFITLLNTENLHKGKHISKSMRAREYSSPAIEVIRRVLESGQAQGLFRKDVSARDVYLLIAATGYFYMSNRHTLSAFLGEDLETPDALAHWESFVIDTVLRTVAPGPHLPKGRAAA; from the coding sequence ATGTCTGCCACTCCCACCAAGACCCGGACCGCGTCCCCTCGCACAGCCTCTGCCCGCAAGACGGGCGTGCGCGAGCAGGCCGCACAGACCACGCGCGACAACATCCTGAAGGCGGCGACCAAGGTGTTTGCCCGCTACGGCTACGAAGGCGGCAGCGTGGAGAAGATCTCCAAGGCGGCCAAGTCCTTCGACCGGATGATCTACTACTACTTCGGCAGCAAGGAAGGCCTGTTCATCGAGGTGCTGGAGGAAACCTACCGGCGCATGAACGATGCGGAGTCCAAACTGGACCTGGACACCGCCAAACCGGTCGAAGCACTGCAGGCTGTGATCCGCTTTGTGGTGGGCTACTACCGCAAGAACCCCGAGTTCATCACGTTGCTCAACACCGAGAACCTGCACAAGGGCAAGCACATCTCCAAGTCGATGCGAGCCCGTGAATATTCGTCGCCCGCCATCGAGGTGATCCGGCGCGTGCTCGAAAGCGGCCAGGCGCAGGGCCTGTTCCGCAAGGACGTGTCGGCGCGCGATGTGTACCTGCTGATCGCAGCCACGGGCTACTTCTACATGTCCAACCGGCACACGCTGTCGGCCTTTCTGGGCGAAGACCTGGAAACGCCCGACGCGCTGGCGCACTGGGAGTCGTTCGTCATCGACACCGTGCTGCGCACCGTGGCGCCCGGCCCCCACCTGCCCAAGGGCAGGGCAGCGGCCTGA
- a CDS encoding ferredoxin--NADP reductase, whose product MSAFLDERVLTVHHWTDRLFSFTTTRDTALRFSNGHFTMIGLRGENGKPLLRAYSIVSPNYEEHLEFLSIKVPDGPLTSRLQHIKVGDTIVVGKKPTGTLLIDYLLPAKRLYMLSTGTGVAPFLSLIRDPETYEKFEEVILVHGVREVKELAYHDYITEELPKHEFLGEMVSKQLKYYPTVTREAFKHQGRVTTIIENGQLARDLGLPALNPAEDRVMICGSPEMLRDLKHMMEERGFNEGNTTKPGDFVIERAFAEQ is encoded by the coding sequence ATGAGCGCCTTTCTTGACGAACGCGTCCTGACGGTCCACCACTGGACGGACCGCCTTTTCTCCTTCACCACCACGCGCGACACCGCGCTGCGCTTCTCCAACGGCCATTTCACGATGATTGGCCTGCGCGGCGAAAACGGCAAGCCCCTGCTGCGCGCCTACAGCATCGTGAGCCCCAACTACGAAGAGCACCTGGAGTTCCTGTCCATCAAGGTGCCCGATGGCCCGTTGACCTCGCGCCTGCAGCACATCAAGGTGGGTGACACCATCGTGGTCGGCAAAAAACCCACGGGCACGCTGCTGATCGACTACCTGCTGCCTGCCAAGCGCCTGTACATGCTCTCCACCGGCACGGGTGTGGCACCGTTCCTGAGCCTGATCCGCGACCCCGAGACCTACGAGAAGTTCGAGGAAGTCATCCTGGTGCACGGCGTGCGCGAGGTGAAGGAGCTGGCCTACCACGACTACATCACCGAAGAACTGCCCAAGCACGAGTTCTTGGGCGAGATGGTCAGCAAGCAGCTCAAGTACTACCCCACCGTGACGCGCGAGGCCTTCAAGCACCAGGGTCGCGTCACTACGATCATCGAGAACGGCCAGCTCGCGCGCGACCTGGGCCTGCCCGCGCTCAACCCCGCCGAAGACCGCGTGATGATCTGCGGTAGCCCCGAGATGCTGCGCGACCTCAAGCACATGATGGAAGAGCGCGGCTTCAATGAAGGCAACACCACGAAGCCTGGCGACTTCGTGATCGAGCGCGCGTTCGCAGAGCAGTGA
- a CDS encoding UPF0280 family protein, with translation MNACRKLLSDGRWHFQHGPMDLILQAEGARDAVALAHERAWQRFEGLLQELVNELPGLRAPVGAHCAVQGVVARRMWAACSTYRAGFITSMAAVAGAVAQEILACYEQPGIDRAWVNNGGDIALHLAPGKSVTVGVYADIAALNAAQLRNGLVLDGQIRIDSAMPVRGVATSGWRGRSQSLGIADSVTVLARTAAQADAAATIVANAVNVADARIVRRPAWQVRDDSDLGAIPVTVDVPALPKELVGRALHQGLQKAQELQSSGLLWFALLACQGQFVATSAPQALADAVWPRHAAVESEVGSVFA, from the coding sequence GTGAACGCTTGCCGCAAGCTCCTGTCCGACGGCCGCTGGCATTTTCAGCATGGCCCGATGGACCTCATCCTCCAGGCCGAAGGGGCGCGCGACGCCGTGGCCCTGGCGCACGAGCGTGCGTGGCAGCGTTTTGAAGGGCTGCTGCAGGAGCTGGTGAATGAACTCCCCGGCCTGCGGGCGCCGGTGGGTGCGCACTGCGCGGTGCAGGGCGTGGTGGCGCGTCGCATGTGGGCCGCCTGCAGCACTTATCGCGCAGGCTTCATCACATCGATGGCGGCGGTGGCGGGCGCGGTGGCGCAGGAGATTCTGGCCTGCTACGAGCAGCCGGGCATAGACCGCGCCTGGGTCAACAACGGCGGCGACATTGCGCTGCACCTGGCGCCCGGCAAGTCGGTCACGGTGGGGGTGTACGCTGACATTGCTGCGCTGAATGCTGCACAGTTGCGCAACGGCCTGGTGCTGGATGGGCAGATTCGCATCGACAGCGCCATGCCGGTGCGCGGTGTGGCCACCAGTGGCTGGCGCGGGCGCAGCCAGTCGCTCGGCATTGCCGACAGCGTGACGGTGCTGGCGCGCACGGCGGCGCAGGCCGATGCAGCGGCAACCATCGTGGCCAACGCGGTGAATGTGGCCGATGCGCGGATTGTCCGCAGGCCCGCGTGGCAGGTGCGGGACGACAGTGACCTGGGTGCCATCCCTGTCACCGTGGATGTCCCTGCCTTGCCCAAAGAGCTGGTGGGCCGGGCCTTGCACCAGGGGCTGCAAAAAGCGCAAGAATTGCAGTCCAGCGGCCTGCTGTGGTTTGCACTGCTGGCGTGCCAGGGGCAGTTTGTGGCGACCTCGGCGCCCCAGGCGCTGGCGGATGCGGTGTGGCCCCGGCATGCAGCGGTGGAATCGGAAGTTGGTTCAGTATTTGCTTAA
- a CDS encoding amino acid synthesis family protein, which yields MIQIRRVFTYLEEIRHEFGPVADVPLLRGAIGAVLTNPFAGRYEPDILPMMDALQDVGLDMAQRLLKAMSVPAERIETYGKGAIVGAAGELEHGALWHVPGGYAMRELLGWKGDRNAYAKGQAEEKTGQPANALSIVPSTKKVGGPGAALDVPLTHINASYVRSHFDAIEVRVPGAPSADEIVFILAMTTGPRIHARVGGLKAADISQWNGLR from the coding sequence ATGATCCAGATACGACGCGTTTTCACCTATCTTGAGGAAATCCGGCACGAATTCGGGCCGGTGGCCGACGTGCCGCTGCTGCGTGGTGCCATCGGTGCGGTGCTGACCAACCCGTTTGCGGGCCGGTACGAGCCCGACATCCTCCCCATGATGGACGCGCTGCAGGATGTGGGGCTGGACATGGCCCAGCGCCTCCTGAAGGCCATGAGCGTGCCCGCCGAGCGCATCGAGACCTATGGCAAGGGTGCCATCGTGGGCGCGGCGGGTGAGCTGGAACACGGCGCGCTGTGGCATGTGCCCGGTGGCTACGCCATGCGCGAACTGCTGGGCTGGAAGGGCGACCGCAACGCCTACGCCAAGGGCCAGGCCGAAGAGAAAACGGGGCAGCCCGCCAACGCGTTGTCCATCGTCCCCTCCACCAAGAAGGTGGGCGGCCCCGGCGCGGCGCTGGATGTGCCGCTGACCCACATCAACGCCAGCTACGTGCGCAGCCATTTCGACGCGATCGAAGTGCGTGTTCCGGGCGCGCCCTCTGCCGATGAGATCGTGTTCATACTCGCCATGACCACGGGCCCGCGCATCCACGCCCGCGTCGGCGGGCTCAAGGCGGCAGACATCAGCCAGTGGAACGGTCTGCGCTGA
- a CDS encoding amino acid synthesis family protein, producing the protein MPAKIRKIIVQTDEVRVEMGRDVQPPVRKALAMAVIENPCAGRYVENLDELTAIGEELGGLLGARCVQALGIEPGQAQSYGKAAIVGEAGELEHAAAILHPKLGAPLRVAVEKGAALVPSSKKMGGLGTAIDVPLGHKDAAYVRSHFDAMEARVADAPRANEIVVAVVVTDSGRPLPRVGGLMASEIKGVDGLR; encoded by the coding sequence ATGCCAGCCAAGATTCGAAAGATCATCGTCCAGACCGACGAAGTCCGCGTGGAAATGGGGCGTGACGTTCAACCCCCGGTGCGCAAGGCGCTGGCCATGGCCGTGATCGAGAACCCCTGTGCAGGCCGCTATGTGGAGAACCTTGACGAACTCACCGCCATCGGTGAGGAGCTGGGCGGCCTTCTGGGCGCTCGCTGCGTGCAGGCCCTGGGCATTGAACCCGGCCAGGCCCAGAGCTACGGCAAGGCCGCCATCGTGGGCGAGGCGGGCGAGCTGGAGCACGCCGCCGCTATCCTGCACCCCAAGCTGGGCGCCCCCCTGCGTGTGGCGGTCGAGAAGGGCGCCGCTCTGGTGCCATCCAGCAAGAAAATGGGCGGCCTGGGCACAGCCATCGACGTGCCCCTGGGCCATAAGGACGCCGCCTATGTGCGCAGCCATTTCGACGCCATGGAAGCCCGTGTGGCCGATGCCCCGCGCGCCAATGAAATCGTGGTGGCCGTTGTCGTGACGGACAGCGGGCGGCCGTTGCCACGTGTCGGCGGCCTCATGGCCTCTGAAATCAAGGGTGTTGACGGCCTGCGCTGA
- a CDS encoding ABC transporter substrate-binding protein: MTMRRNLMRATAAAALALTLAPVFAQGVIKIGEVNSYKAQPAFLEPYKKGMELAVDEINAAGGVNGKKIELITRDDNANPGDAVRVAEELVSREKVDVLAGTFLSNTGLAVADFAKQKKFFFLAGEPLTDKMTWQGGNQYTFRLRPGTYMQAAMLVPEAAKMKKKRWAVVYPNYEYGQSAVAAFKQLLKAAQPDVEFVAEQATPLGRVDAGSVVQALSDAKPDAVFNVLFGADLSKFVREGNTRGLFKGIEVVSVLTGEPEYMDPLKDEAPNGWLVTGYPWYGINTPAHKAFEQAYQAKFKDYPRLGSVVGYSMIKSAAAGIAKAKSTDTDKLVAAFKGLQVDTPFGKITYRPEDHQATMGAFVGRTKNEGGKGVMVDYVYLDGADAKYQPSAADVKKSRSAD; this comes from the coding sequence ATGACGATGCGACGAAACCTCATGCGTGCCACGGCTGCGGCTGCATTGGCCCTCACCCTGGCCCCTGTGTTTGCCCAGGGCGTGATCAAGATTGGCGAGGTCAACAGCTACAAAGCGCAGCCCGCCTTCCTGGAGCCCTACAAGAAAGGCATGGAGCTGGCGGTCGATGAGATCAACGCTGCGGGCGGCGTCAATGGCAAGAAGATCGAACTGATCACACGCGACGACAACGCCAACCCCGGCGACGCCGTTCGCGTGGCCGAAGAGCTGGTGTCGCGCGAGAAGGTCGACGTGCTGGCGGGCACCTTCCTGTCGAACACCGGTCTGGCGGTGGCCGACTTCGCCAAGCAGAAGAAGTTTTTCTTCCTGGCGGGCGAGCCGCTGACCGACAAGATGACCTGGCAAGGCGGCAACCAGTACACCTTCCGCCTGCGCCCCGGCACCTACATGCAGGCCGCCATGCTGGTGCCCGAGGCCGCCAAGATGAAGAAAAAGCGCTGGGCCGTGGTCTACCCCAACTACGAATACGGGCAGTCTGCCGTGGCGGCGTTCAAACAACTGCTCAAGGCCGCCCAGCCCGACGTGGAGTTTGTGGCCGAACAAGCCACGCCACTGGGCCGGGTGGATGCGGGCAGCGTGGTGCAAGCGCTGTCGGATGCCAAGCCCGACGCTGTCTTCAACGTGTTGTTTGGCGCGGACCTGTCGAAGTTCGTGCGCGAAGGCAACACGCGCGGCCTGTTCAAGGGCATCGAGGTGGTCAGCGTGTTGACGGGCGAGCCCGAATACATGGACCCCCTGAAAGACGAGGCCCCCAACGGCTGGCTGGTGACCGGCTATCCCTGGTACGGCATCAACACCCCCGCACACAAGGCGTTCGAGCAGGCGTACCAGGCCAAGTTCAAGGACTACCCGCGCCTGGGCTCGGTGGTGGGCTACAGCATGATCAAGTCGGCTGCGGCTGGTATTGCCAAGGCCAAGAGCACCGACACCGACAAGCTGGTCGCTGCCTTCAAGGGGCTGCAGGTGGACACCCCGTTCGGCAAGATCACCTACCGTCCTGAAGACCACCAGGCCACCATGGGCGCGTTTGTCGGTCGCACCAAGAACGAAGGCGGCAAGGGCGTGATGGTGGACTACGTCTACCTGGATGGCGCCGATGCCAAGTACCAGCCGTCCGCTGCCGACGTGAAGAAGTCGCGAAGCGCTGATTGA
- a CDS encoding ABC transporter permease produces the protein MSFSGFIVQLINGLASASSLFLVAAGLSLIFGVTRIVNFAHGSFFMVGIYVAYSLVERLSGALGFWVALPLAALIVGVLGALIEVVLLRRIYKAPELFQLLATFALVLVIKDAVLWLWGPDELLGPRAPGLSGSVSLLGRQFPSYDLFLIVVGPLVLGAVWLLLTRTRFGTLVRAATQDREMVSALGVNQAWLFTAVFALGAMLAGLGGALQLPREPATLEMDLHTIGAAFVVVVVGGMGSIPGAYAAALLISEIKAICIWLGVVDVFGLSVSFSKLTLVVDFLVMAVVLVWRPWGLFGRPQAPSRYVGMQEEPLRRPGKAYLVAAAVLGLLLAAAPVLTAQSPYTTVLLIDLLIAALFAASLHFIMGPAGMHSFGHAAYFGLGAYGAALLVRSLGLPMELALVVAPLVAAAGAFVYGWFAVRLSGVYLAMLTLAFAQITWAITYQWDSFTGGSNGLTGVWPAAWLADKRMYYWLTLALVGAGVWWLRRVLFSPFGYALRAGRDSVLRADAIGIDVKRMQWAAFVVAGTAAGLAGALYAFSKGSISPESLSVGKSVDGLVMVLLGGIQTLAGPVVGAVTFTWLHDTVARNTDYWRAMLGAIILILVLLFPQGIAGPIKQIFDNMRDAKNTKEGTA, from the coding sequence ATGAGTTTTTCGGGTTTCATCGTCCAGCTCATCAACGGGTTGGCGAGCGCGTCGTCGCTGTTCCTTGTGGCGGCGGGTCTGTCGCTGATCTTTGGCGTGACGCGCATCGTGAACTTTGCCCATGGCTCGTTCTTCATGGTGGGCATCTACGTCGCGTATTCGCTGGTCGAGCGCCTGAGCGGTGCCCTGGGCTTCTGGGTGGCTTTGCCACTCGCCGCGCTGATCGTCGGCGTGCTCGGGGCGCTGATCGAAGTGGTGCTGCTGCGCCGCATCTACAAGGCGCCCGAGCTGTTCCAGCTGCTGGCCACGTTTGCCCTGGTGCTGGTCATCAAGGACGCGGTGTTGTGGCTTTGGGGCCCCGACGAACTGCTGGGCCCACGCGCGCCGGGCCTTTCGGGTTCCGTCAGCTTGCTGGGGCGGCAGTTTCCCAGCTACGACCTGTTCCTCATCGTGGTCGGTCCGCTGGTGCTGGGCGCCGTCTGGCTGCTGCTCACGCGCACCCGGTTTGGCACGCTGGTGCGCGCCGCAACACAAGACCGCGAGATGGTGAGCGCCCTGGGCGTCAACCAGGCCTGGTTGTTCACGGCCGTGTTCGCGCTGGGCGCGATGCTGGCGGGGCTCGGTGGCGCACTGCAGCTGCCGCGCGAGCCCGCCACGCTGGAGATGGACCTGCACACCATCGGTGCCGCCTTCGTGGTGGTGGTGGTGGGTGGCATGGGTTCCATCCCGGGCGCGTACGCCGCAGCCCTGCTGATCTCCGAGATCAAGGCCATCTGCATTTGGCTGGGTGTGGTTGACGTGTTTGGGCTGAGTGTTTCGTTTTCCAAGCTGACGCTGGTAGTGGATTTTCTGGTGATGGCGGTGGTGCTGGTCTGGCGCCCGTGGGGCCTGTTCGGCCGGCCGCAGGCACCCAGCCGCTACGTGGGCATGCAGGAGGAGCCGCTGCGTCGGCCTGGCAAGGCCTACCTGGTGGCGGCCGCGGTGCTGGGCCTGCTGCTGGCCGCAGCGCCGGTGCTGACCGCGCAGTCGCCGTACACCACGGTGCTGCTGATCGACCTGCTGATTGCGGCGCTGTTTGCTGCCAGCCTTCACTTCATCATGGGGCCTGCGGGCATGCATTCCTTCGGCCATGCCGCCTATTTCGGGTTGGGCGCCTATGGTGCGGCCCTGCTGGTGCGCTCACTCGGGCTGCCCATGGAGCTCGCACTGGTGGTGGCGCCGCTGGTGGCCGCCGCCGGGGCGTTTGTCTACGGCTGGTTTGCAGTGCGGTTGTCGGGTGTGTACCTGGCCATGCTGACCTTGGCCTTTGCCCAGATCACCTGGGCCATCACCTACCAGTGGGACAGTTTCACGGGGGGCAGCAACGGCCTCACAGGCGTGTGGCCTGCGGCCTGGCTGGCAGACAAGCGCATGTACTACTGGCTCACGCTGGCACTGGTGGGGGCAGGGGTGTGGTGGCTGCGCCGCGTGCTCTTCTCGCCGTTTGGCTATGCGTTGCGCGCGGGGCGTGACTCTGTGCTGCGGGCCGATGCCATTGGCATCGATGTCAAGCGCATGCAGTGGGCAGCGTTTGTGGTGGCGGGCACGGCGGCGGGGCTGGCAGGGGCGCTGTATGCGTTCTCCAAAGGCAGCATTTCGCCGGAGTCTCTGTCCGTGGGCAAATCGGTGGATGGGTTGGTCATGGTGCTGCTGGGCGGCATCCAGACGCTGGCGGGCCCCGTGGTGGGCGCGGTCACCTTCACCTGGCTGCACGACACCGTGGCGCGCAACACCGATTACTGGCGCGCCATGCTGGGCGCCATCATCCTCATCCTGGTGCTGCTGTTTCCGCAGGGCATCGCGGGCCCCATCAAACAGATTTTTGACAACATGCGTGACGCCAAGAACACCAAGGAGGGCACGGCATGA
- a CDS encoding ABC transporter ATP-binding protein, whose protein sequence is MSLLKVNGLGKSFGGVKAVDGIHFELAAGELLALIGPNGAGKSTTFNMVNGQLPADVGSIQLNGQELVGRKPRDIWRMGVGRTFQIAETFASLTVVENVQMALISNDGLLFSLWRRAADHKREDALALLDQVGMKSQADRPCSVLAYGDVKRVELAIAMANSPKLLLMDEPTAGMAPKERNELMALTKQLVIDRHMAVLFTEHSMDVVFAYADRMIVLARGRLIAEGKPLELRDHPKVQEVYFGTGKTFEKKAAANAEAA, encoded by the coding sequence ATGAGCCTCCTCAAAGTCAACGGTCTGGGCAAATCGTTCGGCGGCGTCAAGGCGGTGGATGGCATCCACTTCGAACTCGCTGCGGGTGAGCTGCTGGCACTCATCGGCCCTAACGGCGCGGGCAAGTCCACCACCTTCAATATGGTCAACGGTCAGCTTCCTGCCGATGTCGGCTCCATCCAGCTCAACGGGCAGGAGCTGGTGGGTCGCAAGCCGCGCGACATCTGGCGCATGGGGGTGGGCCGCACCTTTCAGATCGCCGAAACCTTTGCGTCGCTGACGGTGGTGGAGAACGTGCAGATGGCACTGATCTCCAACGACGGTCTGCTGTTCTCCCTATGGCGCAGGGCTGCCGACCACAAACGCGAAGACGCTCTGGCGTTGCTCGACCAAGTGGGCATGAAGTCGCAGGCCGACCGGCCCTGTAGCGTGCTGGCCTATGGCGATGTGAAGCGTGTGGAGCTGGCGATTGCCATGGCCAATTCGCCCAAGCTCCTGCTCATGGACGAGCCCACCGCCGGCATGGCGCCCAAGGAGCGCAACGAACTCATGGCGCTGACCAAGCAGCTGGTGATCGACCGCCACATGGCCGTGCTCTTCACCGAGCACAGCATGGACGTGGTGTTTGCCTATGCCGACCGCATGATCGTGCTGGCGCGCGGGCGACTGATTGCCGAGGGCAAGCCGCTGGAGCTGCGCGACCACCCCAAGGTGCAGGAGGTCTACTTCGGCACCGGCAAGACGTTTGAGAAGAAAGCCGCAGCCAATGCGGAGGCGGCATGA
- a CDS encoding ABC transporter ATP-binding protein, giving the protein MTTHNPKELLLQAKGLQAWYGAAQILYDVDLDVRRGEVVALMGRNGAGKSTTLKTLMGMLAKRKGSIQFMGRDISKSDPHGAARLGLGFVPEDRRVFTDLTVMENLEVGRQPARTWPDGTAAPVWTPERLFKLFPNLGEMPQRPGGRMSGGEQQMLTVARTLMGNPYLVLLDEPSEGVAPVIVEQMAHMILELKEQGVSILLSEQNMHFAELVSDRAYVLEKGQIRYQASMEQLAANEEVRRAYLSV; this is encoded by the coding sequence ATGACGACCCACAACCCCAAAGAACTGCTGCTCCAGGCCAAGGGCCTGCAGGCCTGGTACGGTGCCGCGCAAATCCTGTACGACGTGGACCTGGACGTGCGCCGGGGCGAAGTGGTTGCGCTGATGGGCCGCAACGGCGCAGGCAAGTCCACCACGCTCAAGACGCTGATGGGCATGCTGGCCAAGCGCAAGGGCAGCATCCAGTTCATGGGCCGCGACATCTCCAAAAGCGACCCGCACGGCGCCGCGCGCCTGGGCCTGGGCTTTGTGCCCGAAGACCGCCGCGTGTTCACCGACCTCACGGTGATGGAGAACCTGGAAGTGGGCCGCCAGCCCGCCCGCACCTGGCCCGACGGCACGGCCGCGCCAGTGTGGACACCCGAGCGCCTGTTCAAGCTCTTCCCCAACCTGGGCGAGATGCCCCAGCGCCCCGGCGGCCGCATGAGCGGCGGCGAGCAGCAGATGCTCACCGTGGCCCGCACGCTCATGGGCAACCCCTATCTGGTGCTTCTGGACGAGCCCTCTGAAGGTGTGGCGCCCGTCATCGTGGAGCAGATGGCGCACATGATCCTGGAGCTGAAAGAGCAGGGCGTGAGCATCCTGCTGTCCGAGCAGAACATGCACTTTGCCGAGTTGGTCTCCGATCGCGCCTATGTGCTCGAAAAGGGTCAGATCCGTTACCAGGCCAGCATGGAACAGCTGGCCGCCAACGAAGAGGTGCGGCGCGCCTACCTCAGCGTCTGA